In Rhizorhabdus phycosphaerae, the genomic stretch AGCGTCCGCCACCTGCTCCCTCGGGCCTCATCCGGCCGGATAGGCCATGGCGCGGCCGATTGCAGCCGAGCTTGGGCCTGCTGCGTCCCTCCGGCTTCTCCAACCCGCAGCGCCCACGACGCCCGCTCGCCATTGATCCCGGCATGCGCGTTTCCCACACCCGCAGAAAAGGGCTCGCATGGTTGAGCAGGAGCATGATCTGACCGCACAGCAATTGCTGGAGGCCCAGCAAGCGCTCGACGTAGCCGCATTCAACGGGATATTGAGCCTCGCCATCGTCCTGCGAAAGCGGAACCTGCTGAGCGACGCCGAGACCGAAGGGCTGCACGACATCATGAGCAAGCCGCTGTCGCTGCCGGGCAATGCCGACAATCCGGTCGTGCAGGACGCCCAGCAGAATCTCGACCACCTGTTCGCGCTTCTCGTCGGTCGCAGCTGAAAGACGCCCACGTCCGTCGCGACCGCGCGCTAGTTTCCCGCGAGACGTCGGGAAAGCGGACGCTGTTGCCAGTGCGACCGGTGTGCGGCGGCCTGTCACGCAGCCAGTCACGTGGAGAATCGCGATGTTGAAGAAAAGCCCCGCTCTTCTCGAAGTACGGACGGCTGTCCCCGATGACGTCGGCGGCATATTGGCGCTGATCGGCCGCGCCTATCCGGGCTTCGGCAATTACAGCGCCGGTCAGGTCAGCGGACAGATCAACAATTTCCCCGAAGGCCAGTTCGTAGCGGTCCTGGGCGATGAGATCGTCGGATATTGCGCGTCCTCCCGCATCGACGAGGCGATTGCCCTCTCCCCGCACGACTGGGCGACGATCACCGGCAACGGGTTCGGGAGCCGCCACGATGCGACCGGCGACTGGCTTTACGGCATCGAGATGGCGGTCGACGATCGACAACGTGGCTTGCGGATCGGCAAGCGCCTCTATGATGCGCGACGCGTGCTGGCCGAGCGGCTGGAGCTGCGCGGCATCGTGTTCGGCGGGCGCATGCCGGGCTATGCCAAGGTCAAGGCCAGGGTAGACGGTCCGGATGACTATCTTGCTCGCGTGGCGGCCGGCGAGTTCCGCGACCAGGTCATCAGCTTTCAGCTGGGCAATGGTTTTTCACCTATCGGCGTGCTGTCGGGATACCTTCCCTATGACAAGGCGTCCGAAGGGTTCGCCGCGCACATGGTGTGGCGCAATCCCTATGTCGACCCCAACGAGCCGCTCGCATTCCGGGTGCCGCGCGATGTCGAGAGCGTCCGCCTGGCCACGGTGCAGCTTCAGGCGCGTGCGGTGAAGAGCTTCGAAGAATTCATCCAGAATGTCGAATATTTCGTCGACGTTGCCGCCGATTACCGGTCCGATTTCGTGGTGTTTCCCGAGCTGTTCACCATGTCGCTGCTGTCCTTTGCCGAGGAAGAGCTGTCGCCGATGGAGGCGATCGACCGGATGACGGAGCATCGCGAGCCGGTCGTGCGCGAACTGTCCCGGATGGCGGTGCGCTACAACATCAACATCGTCGGCGGTTCACATCCGACCCGAACCGACGACGGCAGCATCCAGAATGTCGCCTATATCTGCCTGCGGGACGGATCGATCCACGCGCAGGAGAAGATCCACCCCACGCCGAACGAGGCCTATTGGTGGAAGATAAAGGGCGGCAGTTCGGTCGACGTGATCCAGACCGATATCGGCCCGATCGGCGTGCTCATCTGCTATGACAGCGAGTTCCCCGAACTTGCCCGTCGGCTGGTGGACGAAGGCGCGCGCATCATCTTCGTGCCGTTCTGCACCGACAACCGGCAGGGCTATATGCGGGTGCGCTATTGCGCGCAGGCCCGCGCGATCGAAAATCAGTGCTTCGTCGTGCTGTCGGGCAATGTCGGCAATCTTCCCGGCGTCGACAATATGGACATCCAATATGCGCAGTCGTGCATCCTCACGCCCTGCGACTTTCCCTTCGCCCGCGACGGTATCGCCGCCGAGGCGAGCGAGAATATCGAAACGGTGACGATCGCCGACGTCAACCTCGCCGACCTGACCTGGGCGCGCGCCGAAGGCACGGTACGGAACCTGGCCGACCGCCGCTTCGACCTCTACCGGATCGACTGGAATCGAAGCCCGCCGCGCGATGTAGCGGCGCCTTCGGACCGGCCGCGCGGCTCGAAAGCGCCGGGCGGCGGCTGACACATCCGGCAAGGACAATCACAGCGTGCTGGAACAGGTGGCTTCCGCAGCATGACATACAAAGCCCACCCATTTGAACGAAGGACAATAAAACGCACATGACTGCATTCCAAAATCCGACTTTTCAGGAGCGCCAACAGGCCGCCGCCCGCGCAAGAATGGAAGCGCTCGCCAAATATCGCGACCGTCCCGTGGTGGATCCGGCGGTGATGGCGGACAGGGCGAAGCGCCGCGCCGAACGCGAAGCGGCTGCAGCGGAAAAGCGGATAGCCATCAGCCGCGCCAAGATCGAAGCAGAAGAGCGCAAGCGCGAGCAGGAACGCGAGGCGCTGGCGGCTGAGCAGGCCGCCGCCGAAGCAAAGGTACAGATGATCGCGCAAGCCAAGGCCGAAGCGACGGCCCGGAACGTCGCGGAACGCAAGATGTGGACCGAAGAGGACCGGAAGGCCGCGCGGGATGCGCGTTATGCCGCTCGGAAGACGCGGCAAGGCAGGCGGTAGCACCAAGCCGCCCGGCTATGAGCGCCGATGTCGGTTCGCGGGCAGCCGGCACGTCGTGATCGAGATCGCGCCGCCGGCTGATCAGGCGCGCGCCAGGCTCTCGTCGAGCAGTCGAAGGGCGCCGGCGGCGAAAGCCAGCATATTGCCGATCCGGTCGGTGCTGCCGGTGCGGACGAATGCCGTTTCCTCGCCATTCGGTCCCACCACCGCCACGCAGCACAGGCCGGCCTCTATTCCATAGGGATGCGGATCGGGGCCGGCCGAACCGGACTCGGCCACGCCCCAATCGGCGCCGAAGCGGGTGCGGATCGCGCGCGCCTGGAGCAGGGCATAGGGCTCCGACACCGCCTTCATCCCGCGCAACTGCTCGCGTTCCAGACCGAGCAGCAGATCGCGCCCCGCCAGCGAATAGATCACGCCGCCGCCGAGATAATAGTTCCGCGCGCCGGGGATGGTCAGCAGGCCGGCCGAGATCAGGCCGCCACTCGCGCCATCGGCGATGGCGACCGTCTGCTCCAGCGCGACCAGCTTGTCCGCGATGCCCCGCGCAATCGGCGCCAGCGCCGCGAAGTCCGTATCCATGATCCTGTCCTCTCCCGTTCGGCGGCCATAGTCGGCGAGGGTGAGGCGGGGGGCAAGGCCGATCGACACCGCCGTCGCGAATATCGCGCCGTCTCTTGAAAGATCGGCGGGATATCCCAACTGTCGGGAGAATATTCACCCGCAGCGCGGTGGCGACTTCGCCAAAGGTCAGGAAGACGGGCCTCCGTCAATCTGGCACGGCTCCTGCAGGGCTGTTGGGCATGGATGCCCCGCGGTGGTGGGGCGCACAGGATCAGGAAGAACGACATGCAGATCGACAAGAATATCGTCCTCTGGCGCCACGACACTTTCCTCGGTGTCTGCCAGGCGATCGGGCAGGATTTCGGCTTCAACCCCGACTGGCTGCGCGTCCTGTTCGGCGGAGCGCTGCTGTTCAACCCGGTGCTGGTGGTCGGCATCTATCTGGGCCTGGCGGTGGTCGTCCTGGCCTCACGCCTGCTGTTCCCCGCGCGTCGATCCGACAGCAGCGTTGCGGTTGCGACTTCCGAGGCAAAAGCCCCCCGCGCCGATAATGACAGCGACATTGCGGAGATCGCCCACGCTGCCTGAGCGGCCGCGCCGATCCCTGCCAATCTTATGCCAATTTTATGGCTGTCAGTCCCCACCTTTGGAGCTATGTGCACCGCAAACAGCGCTAGATCCGGAGGCGGGGCATGACTGTCATCATCAAGGAAGCCGATCTGATCGAGAGCATCGCCGATGCCCTCCAATATATCAGCTACTATCACCCAATGGACTATATCCGGGCGCT encodes the following:
- a CDS encoding CinA family protein, coding for MDTDFAALAPIARGIADKLVALEQTVAIADGASGGLISAGLLTIPGARNYYLGGGVIYSLAGRDLLLGLEREQLRGMKAVSEPYALLQARAIRTRFGADWGVAESGSAGPDPHPYGIEAGLCCVAVVGPNGEETAFVRTGSTDRIGNMLAFAAGALRLLDESLARA
- a CDS encoding carbon-nitrogen hydrolase family protein, with the translated sequence MLKKSPALLEVRTAVPDDVGGILALIGRAYPGFGNYSAGQVSGQINNFPEGQFVAVLGDEIVGYCASSRIDEAIALSPHDWATITGNGFGSRHDATGDWLYGIEMAVDDRQRGLRIGKRLYDARRVLAERLELRGIVFGGRMPGYAKVKARVDGPDDYLARVAAGEFRDQVISFQLGNGFSPIGVLSGYLPYDKASEGFAAHMVWRNPYVDPNEPLAFRVPRDVESVRLATVQLQARAVKSFEEFIQNVEYFVDVAADYRSDFVVFPELFTMSLLSFAEEELSPMEAIDRMTEHREPVVRELSRMAVRYNINIVGGSHPTRTDDGSIQNVAYICLRDGSIHAQEKIHPTPNEAYWWKIKGGSSVDVIQTDIGPIGVLICYDSEFPELARRLVDEGARIIFVPFCTDNRQGYMRVRYCAQARAIENQCFVVLSGNVGNLPGVDNMDIQYAQSCILTPCDFPFARDGIAAEASENIETVTIADVNLADLTWARAEGTVRNLADRRFDLYRIDWNRSPPRDVAAPSDRPRGSKAPGGG
- a CDS encoding DUF6481 family protein yields the protein MTAFQNPTFQERQQAAARARMEALAKYRDRPVVDPAVMADRAKRRAEREAAAAEKRIAISRAKIEAEERKREQEREALAAEQAAAEAKVQMIAQAKAEATARNVAERKMWTEEDRKAARDARYAARKTRQGRR
- a CDS encoding PspC domain-containing protein; this encodes MQIDKNIVLWRHDTFLGVCQAIGQDFGFNPDWLRVLFGGALLFNPVLVVGIYLGLAVVVLASRLLFPARRSDSSVAVATSEAKAPRADNDSDIAEIAHAA